Proteins from one Sarcophilus harrisii chromosome 2, mSarHar1.11, whole genome shotgun sequence genomic window:
- the FOXA2 gene encoding hepatocyte nuclear factor 3-beta isoform X1 produces MHSASSMLGAVKMEGHEHSDWSSYYGEPEGYSSVSNMNAGLGMNGMNTYMSMSAAMGSSSANMSASSMNMSSYVGTGMSPSLAGMSPGAGAMAGMGGTAAPGVTGMAPHLSPSMSPLGGQAPGSMNSLAPYANMNSMSPMYGQASLNRSRDPKTYRRSYTHAKPPYSYISLITMAIQQSPNKMLTLSEIYQWIMDLFPFYRQNQQRWQNSIRHSLSFNDCFLKVPRSPDKPGKGSFWTLHPDSGNMFENGCYLRRQKRFKCEKQLALKEGGGGPGGGGKKPGGGSGGAGGQQAPLGEGSGGLPPTSGSDSSAGTESPHSSASPCQEHKRGGLGELKGTPAALSPPEPAPSPVQQAHLLGPPHHPGLPPEAHLKPEHHYAFNHPFSINNLMSSEQQHHHSHHHHHHHHKMDLKAYEQVMHYSGYSSPMPGSLAMGPITNKGGLESTPLTGDTTYYQGVYSRPIMNSS; encoded by the exons ATGCACTCTGCTTCCAGTATGCTGGGAGCTGTGAAAATGGAAGGGCACGAGCACTCAGACTGGAGCAGCTACTATGGAGAACCCGAG GGCTACTCCTCGGTGAGCAATATGAATGCGGGCCTGGGCATGAACGGCATGAACACTTACATGAGTATGTCGGCTGCCATGGGCAGCAGCTCGGCCAACATGAGTGCCAGCTCCATGAATATGTCTTCTTATGTGGGAACTGGCATGAGTCCCTCCCTGGCAGGCATGTCCCCAGGGGCTGGGGCCATGGCAGGCATGGGGGGCACAGCCGCCCCAGGGGTTACTGGTATGGCTCCCCATCTGAGCCCCAGCATGAGTCCACTGGGGGGACAGGCCCCTGGGAGCATGAACAGTCTGGCTCCCTATGCCAACATGAACTCTATGAGTCCCATGTATGGGCAGGCCAGCCTCAACCGATCCAGAGACCCCAAGACTTACCGGCGGAGTTACACACATGCCAAGCCTCCCTATTCCTACATCTCCCTCATCACTATGGCCATTCAGCAGAGTCCCAACAAGATGCTGACACTTAGCGAGATCTACCAGTGGATCATGGACTTGTTCCCCTTCTACCGACAGAACCAGCAGCGCTGGCAGAATTCCATTCGCCACTCACTCTCCTTCAATGACTGTTTTCTGAAGGTGCCTCGCTCACCCGACAAGCCTGGCAAGGGCTCCTTTTGGACTTTGCACCCAGATTCTGGTAACATGTTTGAGAATGGCTGCTACCTGCGTCGGCAGAAGCGCTTCAAGTGCGAGAAACAGTTGGCActgaaggagggagggggaggcccAGGGGGTGGAGGCAAGAAGCCAGGTGGAGGAAGTGGTGGAGCTGGAGGGCAGCAAGCACCATTAGGGGAGGGCAGTGGGGGTTTGCCCCCCACTAGTGGCTCTGACAGTTCTGCTGGCACAGAGTCCCCTCACTCCAGCGCCTCCCCCTGCCAAGAGCACAAACGAGGTGGTTTGGGGGAACTGAAGGGCACCCCCGCAGCCCTGAGTCCTCCTGAGCCTGCCCCATCCCCAGTCCAGCAGGCACACCTGCTGGGTCCACCCCACCACCCAGGCCTGCCCCCAGAGGCACACTTGAAGCCGGAGCACCACTACGCCTTTAATCACCCCTTCTCCATTAACAATCTCATGTCATCTGAGCAACAGCATCACCACagccatcatcaccatcaccaccaccacaaaaTGGACCTTAAGGCCTATGAACAGGTGATGCACTACTCTGGCTACAGCTCCCCCATGCCTGGCAGCCTGGCCATGGGCCCCATTACGAACAAAGGGGGCTTAGAATCCACACCCCTGACTGGAGACACAACTTACTATCAAGGGGTATATTCTCGGCCCATTATGAACTCTTCCTAA
- the FOXA2 gene encoding hepatocyte nuclear factor 3-beta isoform X2, with protein sequence MLGAVKMEGHEHSDWSSYYGEPEGYSSVSNMNAGLGMNGMNTYMSMSAAMGSSSANMSASSMNMSSYVGTGMSPSLAGMSPGAGAMAGMGGTAAPGVTGMAPHLSPSMSPLGGQAPGSMNSLAPYANMNSMSPMYGQASLNRSRDPKTYRRSYTHAKPPYSYISLITMAIQQSPNKMLTLSEIYQWIMDLFPFYRQNQQRWQNSIRHSLSFNDCFLKVPRSPDKPGKGSFWTLHPDSGNMFENGCYLRRQKRFKCEKQLALKEGGGGPGGGGKKPGGGSGGAGGQQAPLGEGSGGLPPTSGSDSSAGTESPHSSASPCQEHKRGGLGELKGTPAALSPPEPAPSPVQQAHLLGPPHHPGLPPEAHLKPEHHYAFNHPFSINNLMSSEQQHHHSHHHHHHHHKMDLKAYEQVMHYSGYSSPMPGSLAMGPITNKGGLESTPLTGDTTYYQGVYSRPIMNSS encoded by the exons ATGCTGGGAGCTGTGAAAATGGAAGGGCACGAGCACTCAGACTGGAGCAGCTACTATGGAGAACCCGAG GGCTACTCCTCGGTGAGCAATATGAATGCGGGCCTGGGCATGAACGGCATGAACACTTACATGAGTATGTCGGCTGCCATGGGCAGCAGCTCGGCCAACATGAGTGCCAGCTCCATGAATATGTCTTCTTATGTGGGAACTGGCATGAGTCCCTCCCTGGCAGGCATGTCCCCAGGGGCTGGGGCCATGGCAGGCATGGGGGGCACAGCCGCCCCAGGGGTTACTGGTATGGCTCCCCATCTGAGCCCCAGCATGAGTCCACTGGGGGGACAGGCCCCTGGGAGCATGAACAGTCTGGCTCCCTATGCCAACATGAACTCTATGAGTCCCATGTATGGGCAGGCCAGCCTCAACCGATCCAGAGACCCCAAGACTTACCGGCGGAGTTACACACATGCCAAGCCTCCCTATTCCTACATCTCCCTCATCACTATGGCCATTCAGCAGAGTCCCAACAAGATGCTGACACTTAGCGAGATCTACCAGTGGATCATGGACTTGTTCCCCTTCTACCGACAGAACCAGCAGCGCTGGCAGAATTCCATTCGCCACTCACTCTCCTTCAATGACTGTTTTCTGAAGGTGCCTCGCTCACCCGACAAGCCTGGCAAGGGCTCCTTTTGGACTTTGCACCCAGATTCTGGTAACATGTTTGAGAATGGCTGCTACCTGCGTCGGCAGAAGCGCTTCAAGTGCGAGAAACAGTTGGCActgaaggagggagggggaggcccAGGGGGTGGAGGCAAGAAGCCAGGTGGAGGAAGTGGTGGAGCTGGAGGGCAGCAAGCACCATTAGGGGAGGGCAGTGGGGGTTTGCCCCCCACTAGTGGCTCTGACAGTTCTGCTGGCACAGAGTCCCCTCACTCCAGCGCCTCCCCCTGCCAAGAGCACAAACGAGGTGGTTTGGGGGAACTGAAGGGCACCCCCGCAGCCCTGAGTCCTCCTGAGCCTGCCCCATCCCCAGTCCAGCAGGCACACCTGCTGGGTCCACCCCACCACCCAGGCCTGCCCCCAGAGGCACACTTGAAGCCGGAGCACCACTACGCCTTTAATCACCCCTTCTCCATTAACAATCTCATGTCATCTGAGCAACAGCATCACCACagccatcatcaccatcaccaccaccacaaaaTGGACCTTAAGGCCTATGAACAGGTGATGCACTACTCTGGCTACAGCTCCCCCATGCCTGGCAGCCTGGCCATGGGCCCCATTACGAACAAAGGGGGCTTAGAATCCACACCCCTGACTGGAGACACAACTTACTATCAAGGGGTATATTCTCGGCCCATTATGAACTCTTCCTAA